A genomic stretch from Gorilla gorilla gorilla isolate KB3781 chromosome 20, NHGRI_mGorGor1-v2.1_pri, whole genome shotgun sequence includes:
- the LOC129528714 gene encoding ret finger protein-like 4A: MAEHFKQVIRCPVCLKDLEEAVQLKCGYVCCLQCLNSLQKEPDGEGLLCRFCSVVSQKDDIKPKYKLRALVSIIKELEPKLKSVLTMNPRMRKFQVDMTLDVDTANNYLVISEDLRSFRSGDLSQNRKEQAERFDTTLCVLGTPRFTSGRHYWEVDVGTSQVWDVGVCKESVNRQGKIELSSEHGFLTVGCRQGKVFAASSVPMTPLWVGPQLHRVGIFLDVGMRSISFYNVSDGCHIYTFIDIPVCEPWRPFFAHQRGSQDDQSILSICSVINPASASAPVYSGGK; encoded by the exons ATGGCTGAGCACTTCAAACAGGTCATTAGATGTCCCGTCTGCCTAAAAGATCTTGAAGAAGCCGTGCAACTGAAATGTGGATATGTCTGCTGCCTCCAGTGCCTCAATTCACTCCAGAAGGAGCCCGATGGGGAAGGTTTACTGTGCCGTTTCTGCTCTGTGGTCTCTCAGAAGGATGACATCAAGCCCAAGTACAAGCTGAGGGCGCTGGTTTCCATCATCAAGGAACTAGAGCCCAAGCTGAAATCTGTTCTAACAATGAACCCAAGGATGAGGAAGTTTCAAG TGGATATGACCTTGGATGTGGACACAGCCAACAACTATCTCGTCATTTCTGAAGACCTGAGGAGTTTCCGAAGTGGGGATTTGAGCCAGAATAGGAAGGAGCAAGCTGAGAGGTTCGACACTACCCTGTGCGTCCTGGGCACCCCTCGCTTCACTTCCGGCCGCCATTACTGGGAGGTGGACGTGGGCACCAGCCAAGTATGGGATGTGGGCGTGTGCAAGGAATCTGTGAACCGACAGGGGAAGATTGAGCTTTCTTCAGAACATGGCTTCTTGACTGTGGGGTGCAGGCAAGGAAAGGTCTTTGCTGCCAGCAGTGTGCCTATGACTCCTCTCTGGGTGGGTCCCCAGTTGCACAGAGTGGGGATTTTCCTGGATGTAGGTATGAGGTCCATTTCCTTTTACAATGTTAGTGATGGGTGccatatctacacattcatcgaCATTCCTGTTTGCGAGCCATGGCGTCCATTTTTTGCTCATCAACGTGGAAGTCAAGATGATCAGAGCATCCTGAGTATCTGTTCTGTGATCAATCCAGCCAGTGCCAGTGCCCCAGTTTATTCTGGGGGAAAGTAA